In a genomic window of Pedobacter sp. KBS0701:
- a CDS encoding efflux RND transporter periplasmic adaptor subunit: MDKKIEKKRFSTKSLLIIGGAIAFVAVVIYGYTLSLKKVYSADADKLTISKVEYGDFEDVVLLNASVVPLTSVIVSSSEGGTVAEIFTENGASVVKGTPLLRISNSNAMLSYTSSQTAATEQINQLRKSRLDLEQNQRVLNQDVLDVENSLRTATRQYRLDSSLFAKKVITLQEFNKSSQDFEYYQGKLKIVRQAVKQENQSRKMQLAQIDQSMGQMNESLEMIRKNIENMTIKAPVSGKLSSYDPVIGKSYNSNEMIGKIDVLQGYKLQAGVDEYYINRVKEGQTANCEFNGKTYNLTVSKVIPEVTAGQFQVEMVFKGAAPEGLRRGLSLQTKLTLSDNSKSLLLAQGQFFQSTGGSWVFVVNNGKALKKNVKIGRKNYLYYEILDGLQKGDEVITSSYDQFNQYDQVEINK, from the coding sequence ATGGATAAGAAAATAGAGAAAAAAAGATTTAGCACTAAAAGCCTGTTAATAATAGGTGGAGCAATTGCTTTTGTAGCAGTAGTAATTTATGGCTATACTTTGTCCCTCAAAAAAGTTTACAGTGCCGATGCCGATAAATTAACCATCAGTAAAGTAGAATATGGCGATTTTGAAGATGTGGTGCTATTAAATGCCAGTGTAGTTCCATTAACTTCGGTAATTGTAAGTTCATCAGAAGGTGGTACGGTAGCCGAAATTTTTACCGAAAACGGGGCTTCAGTTGTGAAAGGAACGCCATTGTTAAGAATCTCCAATTCAAATGCGATGTTGAGTTATACCTCTAGTCAAACTGCTGCTACAGAACAGATTAATCAGTTGCGCAAATCGAGATTGGATCTGGAGCAAAATCAAAGGGTATTAAACCAGGATGTTTTGGATGTAGAAAATAGCTTGAGAACAGCAACACGTCAATATAGATTAGACAGTTCACTTTTCGCCAAAAAAGTAATTACGCTACAGGAATTTAACAAATCAAGTCAGGATTTTGAATATTACCAGGGCAAACTGAAAATTGTGCGTCAGGCAGTTAAACAGGAAAACCAGAGTAGAAAAATGCAGCTGGCACAAATCGATCAATCGATGGGGCAGATGAACGAAAGCTTAGAAATGATCCGAAAAAATATTGAAAATATGACCATCAAAGCCCCGGTATCTGGTAAACTATCATCGTACGATCCGGTAATTGGTAAATCATATAATTCTAACGAAATGATTGGTAAAATTGATGTTTTACAGGGTTATAAGCTTCAGGCAGGAGTTGATGAATATTACATCAACAGGGTTAAAGAGGGACAAACAGCCAATTGCGAATTTAACGGCAAAACCTATAACTTAACGGTGAGCAAAGTAATTCCGGAGGTTACTGCGGGTCAATTTCAGGTAGAAATGGTTTTTAAAGGCGCTGCACCTGAAGGTTTACGCCGTGGTTTATCGTTACAGACCAAATTGACCTTATCGGATAACAGCAAATCGTTGCTTTTGGCACAGGGACAGTTTTTTCAAAGTACTGGTGGCTCTTGGGTTTTTGTGGTAAATAATGGCAAGGCACTTAAGAAAAACGTAAAAATTGGCAGAAAAAATTACCTCTACTACGAAATATTAGACGGTTTGCAAAAAGGCGACGAAGTAATTACCTCATCTTACGATCAGTTTAACCAATATGATCAGGTGGAGATTAATAAGTAA
- a CDS encoding ABC transporter ATP-binding protein, protein MIKIENLEKVYKTEEVETTALNGINLHVAAGEFVSIMGPSGCGKSTLLNVMGLLDKPESGSYKFIDTELLTLNDRERSNFRKRNMGFVFQNFNLIDELTVFENIELPLIYNKIAAGERKKLVNEIIERMNIVNRSGHFPQQLSGGQQQRVAVARALVTKPKLVLADEPTGNLDSSHGNEVMELLCELNETGTTIVMVTHSSHDASFSNRIINLKDGHVISEKINKSRNEELI, encoded by the coding sequence ATGATTAAAATAGAAAATCTGGAAAAAGTTTACAAAACTGAAGAAGTAGAAACAACGGCCCTAAACGGAATAAACCTTCATGTTGCTGCAGGTGAATTTGTTTCCATCATGGGACCATCAGGCTGCGGAAAATCTACCCTGTTAAATGTGATGGGTTTATTGGATAAGCCTGAAAGCGGAAGTTATAAGTTTATCGATACGGAGCTTTTAACACTTAATGATAGAGAACGTTCAAATTTCCGTAAAAGAAATATGGGATTCGTTTTCCAGAATTTTAATTTGATCGATGAGTTAACAGTTTTCGAAAACATCGAACTACCATTGATCTACAATAAAATTGCAGCTGGCGAACGTAAAAAACTGGTAAATGAAATCATCGAAAGGATGAACATCGTAAACCGTAGCGGCCATTTTCCTCAACAATTATCGGGTGGACAGCAGCAGCGTGTAGCCGTGGCGAGGGCTTTGGTAACTAAACCAAAACTGGTTCTGGCCGATGAGCCAACAGGAAACCTGGATAGCTCGCATGGTAACGAAGTAATGGAGTTGCTTTGCGAACTGAATGAAACCGGTACTACCATTGTAATGGTTACCCACTCTAGTCACGATGCCAGTTTCTCCAACCGGATTATTAACCTGAAAGATGGTCATGTGATCTCCGAAAAAATAAACAAAAGCCGTAACGAAGAGCTGATATAA
- a CDS encoding ABC transporter permease yields MFKLNLKIALRNLWKNKGFSLINIGGLAIGLASCMVLLLYVAYEWSYDKQFSNHDKTYVVYQNMEASGKTFSWAWTPNVMAKEVQEKIPGVKYASHTTYPRKQLITVGDNKINSSAIFADQNFIKILDYKFLEGNSAQVLKDVNTIILTKSFATKLFGNEDPINKTVKLENEEVLKVEAVIEDAPANSSLTFECIMPWALFEKRETWVKEGNWGNNMCLTLVQLKDNNFFTTANDLMHGIYKRNQKDNTSLALLHPLNKWHLYDEFANGKSVGGKIDQLKIFLLLAFCILLIACVNFMNLSTARSERRAKEVGVRKAIGSTRKSLINQFFLESLLITFIATVLAFILIEVSLPYFNSLLDIKLTIDYHNGLFWLTLVGLMILTGLIAGSYPALYLSSFEPIKVLKGFTLKSDSSTSVRKVLVVGQFVFAASLIICTAVIYQQLNYVKNKPIGYDQSNLIQIAVVGKMNDAAKLELLKTQLIAAGATTHVTSFSTDFTEGGDNTTGVEWEGKDPNEKISFNHRAIGYDFVETIGTKMISGREFSAKFPNDTASVLLNEAAVRMMQLKNPIGKVITFWGDKKLTIVGVVKDFVVESVYQRVAPMIFRANGKYDARVIIARLNPNQNISSSLAKIDDLVKQMEPNYPVNRKFVNESFEVKFKNEKLLGSLSNWFGGFAIFISCLGLLGLALFMAEQRKKEISIRKVLGASTGNILMLLNKDFIKLVAIANMIAFPLAYIIINKWLSAFEYRVSISFLPFLLAILISVIIAVLTVSLQSVKVAKANPIDALKYE; encoded by the coding sequence ATGTTCAAATTAAACCTTAAAATAGCTTTACGTAACCTTTGGAAAAACAAGGGTTTCTCACTAATCAACATTGGTGGATTGGCCATTGGCCTGGCCAGTTGCATGGTTTTATTACTATATGTTGCTTATGAGTGGAGTTATGATAAACAGTTCTCCAATCATGATAAAACTTATGTAGTTTATCAAAACATGGAGGCAAGTGGTAAAACTTTTAGCTGGGCGTGGACACCAAATGTGATGGCTAAAGAGGTGCAGGAAAAAATCCCTGGCGTTAAATATGCCTCTCACACTACTTATCCGAGAAAACAACTCATTACCGTTGGCGATAACAAGATAAATAGCAGTGCCATATTTGCCGACCAAAATTTTATTAAAATATTGGACTATAAATTTCTTGAAGGTAATTCAGCGCAGGTTTTAAAAGATGTAAATACCATCATCCTCACCAAATCTTTTGCAACTAAATTATTTGGAAATGAAGATCCTATTAATAAGACTGTAAAGCTTGAAAACGAGGAAGTATTAAAAGTAGAAGCTGTAATAGAAGATGCTCCTGCAAATAGTAGCTTAACTTTTGAGTGCATAATGCCCTGGGCATTGTTCGAAAAACGTGAAACCTGGGTGAAGGAAGGCAATTGGGGCAACAACATGTGTTTAACACTTGTTCAGTTAAAAGATAATAACTTTTTCACTACTGCAAATGATTTGATGCATGGTATTTACAAGCGAAATCAAAAAGATAATACATCATTAGCTTTATTACATCCTTTAAACAAATGGCATTTGTACGATGAGTTTGCAAACGGTAAATCGGTAGGTGGAAAAATAGATCAGCTTAAAATATTCTTATTGCTGGCCTTTTGCATCTTGCTGATTGCCTGTGTAAATTTTATGAATTTATCTACAGCACGCTCAGAGCGCAGGGCAAAAGAAGTTGGCGTTCGTAAAGCAATCGGATCAACACGTAAATCTTTAATTAACCAGTTTTTTTTAGAATCCCTGCTTATCACATTTATTGCCACAGTTTTAGCTTTTATCTTAATTGAGGTGAGTTTGCCATATTTTAATAGTTTATTGGATATCAAATTAACAATTGATTATCATAACGGTCTGTTTTGGTTAACACTAGTGGGGCTAATGATTTTAACCGGATTAATTGCGGGTAGTTATCCGGCGCTCTATTTATCTTCTTTCGAGCCGATAAAAGTGTTAAAAGGTTTCACCCTTAAATCAGATTCATCCACTTCGGTGAGGAAAGTATTAGTGGTTGGCCAATTCGTTTTTGCTGCAAGTTTAATTATCTGCACAGCAGTAATTTATCAGCAACTTAATTATGTTAAAAACAAGCCTATTGGTTATGATCAATCCAATTTAATTCAGATAGCAGTAGTTGGCAAAATGAATGATGCAGCTAAGTTGGAATTACTTAAAACACAACTAATAGCAGCTGGTGCAACAACTCATGTTACTTCTTTTAGTACAGATTTTACTGAAGGAGGAGATAATACAACGGGTGTAGAATGGGAAGGTAAAGATCCGAATGAGAAAATTTCTTTTAACCATAGGGCAATAGGATATGATTTTGTTGAAACTATTGGCACTAAAATGATTAGTGGCAGGGAGTTTTCTGCGAAATTTCCTAACGATACCGCTAGCGTATTATTAAATGAGGCGGCTGTGCGAATGATGCAATTAAAAAATCCGATAGGCAAAGTAATTACTTTCTGGGGTGATAAAAAGCTAACTATAGTTGGTGTTGTAAAAGATTTTGTGGTAGAAAGTGTTTACCAAAGAGTGGCCCCAATGATTTTTAGGGCAAATGGAAAGTACGATGCGAGGGTTATCATTGCGCGTTTAAATCCAAATCAAAACATCAGTTCATCGCTGGCTAAAATTGATGATTTGGTAAAACAGATGGAACCTAATTATCCTGTTAACCGCAAATTTGTGAATGAATCTTTTGAAGTGAAATTTAAAAATGAAAAACTCTTAGGCTCACTTTCAAACTGGTTTGGCGGTTTCGCAATTTTCATTTCTTGCTTAGGATTATTAGGTCTGGCGCTTTTTATGGCAGAGCAACGCAAAAAAGAAATCAGTATCCGTAAGGTTTTAGGTGCCAGCACTGGTAATATCCTCATGTTGCTGAATAAAGATTTTATAAAGTTGGTGGCCATTGCAAATATGATTGCATTTCCTTTAGCCTATATTATTATCAATAAATGGCTTTCGGCTTTTGAGTACCGTGTTTCCATCTCATTTTTACCCTTTCTGCTGGCTATCCTGATTTCCGTTATAATTGCAGTTTTAACAGTCAGTTTGCAATCTGTTAAAGTGGCCAAGGCTAACCCGATTGATGCTTTGAAATACGAATAA
- a CDS encoding ABC transporter permease, whose protein sequence is MFKLNLKIALRNLWRNKGFTLINLGGLAIGLASCMVLLLYVAYEYGYDKQFTDYDKTYVVYNNSIANGKTFSWAWTPGKMAEQAKEKIPGVVYAAQSSYPHPLLLEHDATKLKAKGVFVGADFLKILDYKFISGQPKHPLEGLNTVILTKTLAEKLFGKEDPVNKMLKLNNKDLLRVEAVIEDVPANSSVKFDYLMSWALYEKREPWVKNSPFGNNICLTLVQLQNPDQLAEANAAIKYIYQQNDKDVTNVALLHPLAKWHLYGEFENGKSIGGKIDQLKIFLMLAFCILLIACVNFMNLSTARSEKRAKEVGVRKAIGSSRKSLIGQFMLESVLLTLVGTILAFVLAEISLPYFNNLLRINLVIEYQNWKFWFGLLVLIAFTGLLAGSYPAIYLSSFEPVKVIKGFSVKSGSSVSIRKILVVSQFVFAVCLIICTIVIYQQLSYIKNKPIGYDKGNLIQIAVQGNLKDPKKAALLKEQLLKSGAAASVSTFSMDISEGGNNTSDINWQGKNPKENALFNFRAIGTDFIKTIGTELIAGREFSAQFPNDTNSVLLNEAAVKMMGFKDPVGKIVKWGTTDNTIVGVVKDFVVESAYQKVAPMIFYAGSKDGLEMILVRLNTTKNISSSLSDIDNLVKRIEPNFPVDRKFVDESFEEKFKNEKLLGTLSNWFGGFAIFISCLGLLGLALFMAEQRKKEISIRKVLGASTANILTLLNKDFIKLVAIANLIAFPLAYIIINKWLSGYEYRISVSALPFIVAISLSVIIAILTVSVQSVKVAKANPVDALKYE, encoded by the coding sequence ATGTTTAAACTCAACCTAAAAATTGCATTACGCAACCTCTGGAGGAATAAAGGATTTACCCTGATTAATCTGGGTGGATTGGCCATTGGCCTGGCCAGCTGCATGGTTTTGTTGTTGTATGTAGCTTATGAATATGGTTACGATAAACAATTTACAGATTATGATAAAACTTATGTTGTTTATAATAACTCGATTGCAAATGGTAAAACTTTTAGTTGGGCCTGGACACCAGGAAAAATGGCTGAGCAAGCGAAAGAGAAAATACCTGGAGTTGTTTATGCTGCGCAATCAAGTTATCCTCATCCACTATTACTTGAACATGATGCCACGAAGCTAAAGGCTAAGGGTGTTTTTGTAGGTGCCGATTTTCTGAAAATTCTTGACTATAAATTTATAAGTGGCCAACCTAAACACCCTTTAGAAGGACTCAATACTGTTATTTTGACTAAAACACTGGCAGAAAAATTATTTGGCAAAGAAGATCCTGTAAATAAAATGCTAAAGCTAAATAATAAAGATCTTTTAAGAGTAGAAGCGGTAATTGAAGATGTCCCGGCAAACAGCAGTGTCAAATTTGATTATTTAATGTCATGGGCTTTGTACGAAAAAAGAGAACCCTGGGTGAAAAATTCTCCTTTTGGAAATAACATTTGTTTAACCCTGGTACAATTACAGAACCCGGACCAATTAGCTGAAGCCAATGCCGCCATAAAATATATTTATCAACAAAATGATAAAGATGTAACCAATGTGGCACTGTTGCATCCTTTGGCTAAATGGCATTTATATGGGGAATTTGAAAATGGTAAATCGATAGGCGGGAAGATAGATCAGTTAAAAATATTCTTAATGCTGGCATTTTGTATCTTATTGATCGCCTGTGTAAATTTTATGAACCTGTCAACTGCACGTTCAGAGAAAAGAGCAAAGGAAGTAGGTGTGCGCAAAGCGATCGGCTCATCCAGAAAATCATTAATTGGCCAGTTTATGCTCGAGTCGGTGTTGCTTACGTTGGTAGGTACCATACTTGCATTTGTACTTGCTGAAATAAGCTTACCTTATTTTAACAATTTATTACGTATAAATCTGGTTATAGAATACCAGAACTGGAAGTTTTGGTTTGGGCTTTTGGTGTTAATTGCTTTTACGGGATTATTGGCTGGCAGCTACCCCGCAATTTATCTATCATCTTTTGAACCGGTAAAAGTAATTAAAGGGTTTAGTGTAAAATCGGGCTCATCTGTTTCTATCCGTAAAATATTGGTTGTTTCTCAGTTTGTTTTTGCTGTATGCCTGATTATTTGCACCATAGTCATTTATCAACAATTAAGCTATATTAAAAATAAGCCAATCGGATACGATAAAGGAAACCTTATACAGATAGCTGTACAAGGAAATTTAAAAGACCCCAAAAAAGCAGCATTGCTTAAAGAACAGTTACTAAAATCCGGAGCTGCAGCAAGTGTCTCTACGTTTAGCATGGACATTAGTGAGGGAGGAAATAATACATCAGATATTAACTGGCAAGGTAAAAATCCAAAAGAAAATGCCCTGTTTAATTTTAGGGCTATAGGAACTGATTTTATTAAAACCATTGGAACGGAATTGATAGCCGGTAGAGAATTTTCTGCCCAATTCCCTAATGATACAAATAGTGTGTTGCTTAATGAAGCTGCAGTAAAAATGATGGGGTTTAAAGATCCTGTTGGAAAAATAGTTAAATGGGGTACAACTGATAATACTATAGTTGGAGTGGTAAAAGATTTTGTCGTAGAATCAGCGTATCAGAAAGTAGCACCAATGATTTTCTATGCTGGTAGTAAAGATGGATTAGAAATGATTCTGGTTAGATTAAACACCACAAAAAATATTAGTTCATCACTTTCTGATATAGATAACTTAGTTAAACGCATTGAACCTAATTTTCCTGTCGACAGAAAGTTTGTTGATGAATCTTTTGAAGAAAAGTTCAAAAATGAAAAACTTTTGGGTACACTCTCCAACTGGTTCGGTGGTTTTGCCATTTTCATTTCTTGCTTAGGCTTGTTGGGATTAGCGCTTTTCATGGCCGAGCAACGCAAAAAAGAAATCAGCATCCGTAAAGTTTTAGGCGCAAGCACGGCAAATATTCTCACGTTATTGAACAAAGATTTTATCAAACTGGTTGCCATTGCAAACCTGATCGCATTTCCGTTAGCTTATATTATTATCAATAAATGGCTTTCGGGCTACGAATACCGCATTTCGGTTTCTGCTTTGCCATTTATTGTGGCCATAAGTCTATCAGTGATTATAGCAATACTTACCGTAAGTGTGCAATCGGTTAAAGTAGCGAAAGCAAACCCGGTAGATGCATTAAAATATGAATAA